The Halichoerus grypus chromosome 14, mHalGry1.hap1.1, whole genome shotgun sequence genome contains a region encoding:
- the LOC118545521 gene encoding olfactory receptor 1L3-like has product MYMVTLVGNLLIILAICSDTQLQTPMYFFPSILFSIDVCYTTTIVPKMLVSFLSEKKSISYAECMTQIYFFLAFANTESYLLAAMAIDHFVSICDPFHYVTIMSHRHCVLLLVFSCSISDLHSLLLVLLINRLTFCDSNVIPHFLCDMNPLLKLSCSSTLISDVVINTEGLITLVTPFMCVIISYFRILIAVLKIPSAAGKHKAFSTCGSHLTMVTLFYGNIIYVYFRPLSSYTIKDRVATVIYKILSSMLNPFIYSLRNKDMKQGVRKLTGRRRSQAAPS; this is encoded by the coding sequence ATGTACATGGTCACACTGGTGGGAAACCTGCTCATCATCCTGGCCATCTGCTCTGACACTCAGCTCCAGACACCTATGTATTTTTTCCCCAGCATCTTATTCTCCATTGATGTTTGCTACACAACAACCATCGTTCCCAAGATGCTGGTGAGCTTCCTGTCAGAGAAGAAGTCCATCTCCTATGCTGAGTGTATGACCCAGATATATTTCTTCTTGGCTTTTGCCAACACAGAAAGCTACCTCCTGGCGGCCATGGCCATTGACCATTTTGTGTCCATCTGTGACCCCTTCCACTATGTCACCATCATGAGCCACCGCCACTGTGTCTTGCTGCTGGTCTTCTCCTGCTCCATCTCTGACCTCCATTCCCTCTTACTAGTTCTCCTGATAAATCGTCTCACCTTCTGTGACTCCAATGTTATCCCCCACTTCCTCTGTGACATGAACCCTCTGCTGAAATTGTCCTGTTCCTCCACACTCATCAGTGATGTTGTAATTAACACAGAAGGATTGATAACCCTGGTGACCCCCTTTATGTGCGTTATCATCTCTTACTTCCGGATCCTCATTGCTGTTCTTAAGATCCCCTCAGCTGCTGGGAAACATAAAGCTTTCTCTACCTGTGGCTCCCACCTCACCATGGTGACCCTCTTTTATGGAAATATTATTTACGTTTATTTCCGACCCCTGTCCAGCTACACCATCAAGGACAGGGTGGCAACAGTCATCTACAAGATTCTGTCCTCCATGCTGAACCCTTTTATCTACAGCCTGAGGAACAAAGACATGAAGCAGGGCGTGAGGAAGCTGACGGGCAGGAGGAGGTCCCAGGCAGCACCTTCGTGA